From Pseudoalteromonas sp. R3, one genomic window encodes:
- a CDS encoding bifunctional 2',3'-cyclic-nucleotide 2'-phosphodiesterase/3'-nucleotidase: protein MKLKLLTLAMFCGTTALITGCSDNDNKVVIKPPVKEQLADEDKQPTDDQQPTDDKQPVDDDKPKDDDKDPEEPKIAEGTLLELRIMETTDLHANLMNFNYFSNKEDNKVGLVKTATLIRQAREAATNSVLVDNGDLIQGSPLGDYMAKIKGLKDGEVHPIYGAMNTLDYDVANIGNHEFNFGLEFLDEAIDDAKFPYISANVFKDDGDDDPSNDEPLFTPYIIKDKQVVDKNGDTQTLKIGYIGFVPPQIMQWDKANLEGQVIAKDIVEMAKHYVPKMKEAGADIIVAIPHSGLETAEKKPLAENASYYLSKVDGIDAIMFGHAHANFPGPRYAGLEEHGVDNEKGTINGVAAVMPGFWGNNLGIIDMTLEYSAEGWQVKDAQSTLDPISITNPDRTVTSLAINDAQVENAAMAAHDETKTWVNEPFAKISDEVNSYFALVNDDPSIQIVTDAQLWYTQAIVKGTELDELPVLSAGAPFRAGRGGADDFTAVDKGDIAYRNVADLYIYPNVLKVLKLNGAEVKQWLEMSAGQFNQITPNTDTVQVLVNPDFPSYNFDVLDGVSYQIDVTEPARYDTKGNKVSDGNRIKALTYQGEPVTDEQVFLVATNNYRASGGGNFPGISGEKIAVDSPNENRQVVADYISLQSNKTPETGMDPSADGNWSFAPVAGANVVFYSSPSDKATAFSARFAHITPLNQTTENGFAIYQIDLTQPAN, encoded by the coding sequence ATGAAATTAAAATTACTAACACTCGCAATGTTTTGCGGCACAACCGCACTAATCACTGGTTGTTCGGATAACGATAACAAAGTTGTGATCAAGCCGCCGGTTAAAGAACAGCTGGCAGATGAAGACAAACAACCTACAGACGACCAACAACCGACCGATGATAAGCAGCCAGTAGACGATGATAAGCCTAAGGATGATGACAAAGATCCTGAAGAGCCTAAGATTGCCGAAGGCACTTTGCTTGAGTTGCGCATTATGGAAACCACTGACCTGCATGCGAACCTGATGAACTTTAACTACTTTTCGAATAAAGAAGACAATAAGGTCGGCCTGGTCAAAACCGCCACCTTAATCCGTCAGGCACGTGAGGCAGCTACCAACTCGGTTCTGGTTGATAATGGTGACCTTATCCAGGGAAGCCCGCTTGGCGACTATATGGCGAAAATTAAAGGCCTTAAAGACGGTGAAGTCCACCCGATTTATGGAGCGATGAATACACTGGACTACGATGTCGCCAACATTGGTAACCATGAATTTAACTTTGGCCTGGAGTTTTTAGACGAAGCCATAGACGATGCCAAGTTCCCGTATATCTCAGCCAATGTGTTTAAAGATGATGGCGACGATGATCCAAGCAACGATGAGCCACTGTTCACACCTTACATTATTAAAGACAAACAGGTTGTTGATAAAAATGGCGACACACAAACACTGAAAATTGGTTACATTGGGTTTGTACCGCCGCAAATTATGCAGTGGGACAAAGCCAACCTGGAAGGTCAGGTCATAGCCAAAGACATTGTCGAAATGGCCAAACACTATGTGCCTAAAATGAAAGAAGCCGGTGCAGACATCATAGTGGCTATTCCGCACTCTGGACTGGAAACGGCAGAGAAAAAACCTCTGGCTGAAAACGCCAGTTACTACCTGTCCAAAGTCGACGGCATTGATGCCATTATGTTTGGTCATGCCCATGCGAACTTCCCAGGTCCACGCTATGCAGGCCTTGAAGAACATGGTGTCGACAATGAGAAAGGCACCATCAATGGCGTCGCTGCCGTGATGCCTGGTTTTTGGGGTAATAACCTGGGTATCATCGACATGACCTTAGAGTACAGTGCTGAAGGTTGGCAGGTAAAAGACGCTCAGTCGACGCTGGATCCCATTTCTATCACCAACCCAGATCGCACTGTCACGTCTTTAGCCATTAACGATGCACAGGTCGAAAACGCGGCAATGGCTGCACACGATGAAACCAAAACCTGGGTTAATGAGCCGTTTGCCAAAATCTCTGACGAGGTAAACAGCTACTTTGCACTGGTTAACGACGACCCGTCTATTCAGATAGTTACCGACGCACAACTTTGGTACACGCAGGCCATTGTAAAAGGAACTGAGCTGGATGAGCTGCCGGTACTATCAGCGGGTGCGCCTTTCAGAGCCGGCCGTGGTGGTGCCGATGACTTTACAGCGGTTGATAAAGGTGACATTGCTTATCGTAATGTAGCCGACCTGTATATTTATCCTAACGTGCTGAAAGTGCTCAAACTCAATGGTGCTGAAGTCAAACAGTGGTTGGAAATGTCAGCGGGTCAGTTCAATCAGATCACACCTAACACGGATACGGTTCAGGTGCTGGTCAATCCGGACTTCCCTTCTTACAACTTTGATGTCCTTGACGGTGTGAGCTATCAAATTGATGTCACAGAGCCCGCAAGATATGACACTAAGGGCAACAAGGTATCTGACGGAAACCGTATTAAAGCGCTTACCTATCAGGGCGAGCCGGTAACCGATGAGCAGGTATTCCTGGTGGCAACCAATAACTATCGTGCTTCAGGTGGTGGTAACTTCCCGGGGATCTCTGGTGAAAAAATCGCAGTAGACTCACCAAACGAAAACCGTCAGGTGGTCGCTGATTATATTTCATTGCAGTCAAACAAAACCCCTGAAACCGGCATGGACCCAAGCGCAGATGGTAACTGGTCATTTGCTCCGGTAGCGGGGGCTAACGTCGTGTTTTACAGCTCACCATCGGATAAGGCAACAGCATTCAGTGCGCGCTTTGCCCATATCACGCCTTTAAATCAAACCACAGAAAATGGTTTTGCAATCTATCAAATCGACCTGACCCAGCCTGCAAACTGA
- a CDS encoding DUF6359 domain-containing protein translates to MKLSKLTVLGLGVAFALSATALQAATPYNWNNTAPVKVPSAQQSNGKTVLFDVSHGGVEGNADWVIDGAFSDFADALVAEGYRVEEYRGVDLNNDGKIRFFDDRNISTQANEAIITYDAIKHADVFVLAETNRPFTLSEQQALETFIAAGKGIFFVADHYDADRNLNTWDATEVFNGYNRSDLSKYNLGGAYGDWRNPKSAQQGWLVENFGIRFRFNGVDYKQGVSGVEPASQTEGLTQGVAPILMAAGATLAIVDGQKAKGLVYFAETDNPTKWKYAKDSGLYFGGEAEGPYVAIAKSGAGKAAFIGDSSPIEDATPKYRRQDNGNTKKTYPGWTDPGHASVLSVNIINWLATPESYTHFDGANGRTPGRVTPVPMTSEEMFDPNNGQPWSNPSNGFNPWDTDTYKDNSFNAPYGQGQVDPDPDPDPTPGTAVSVADALAATTGTELVVQGKVTDAVNGIYGLLLTDLNNPAVSINVKLESNQRADFNPQLNPEILGKTLLVTGKRNSYMGEPGIRYVTDLVIAPSALSVAQALATAQGETITLTGKVKAPLNSIYALVLSDLSDDSTTINIKLESSQRAEFSPQLNPSILDETLVITGKRDSYMSQPGIRNVSEIAKASSTSPDPDPNLDMTVSEVLAKSNGTPVVVAGTITSAINNIYALELSDPNAPGNKLYIKLESSQRATYSPQLNPALLGKKLRVTGVKNDYMSQPGVRNVTELTLLD, encoded by the coding sequence ATGAAACTATCTAAACTCACAGTCTTAGGCCTTGGTGTAGCGTTTGCACTCTCAGCAACTGCTTTGCAAGCTGCCACACCGTATAACTGGAACAACACCGCACCGGTTAAAGTACCGAGTGCACAACAAAGCAATGGCAAAACCGTATTATTCGACGTCTCACATGGCGGCGTTGAAGGTAATGCCGACTGGGTTATTGACGGCGCCTTTTCTGATTTCGCCGATGCTCTGGTCGCTGAAGGTTATCGTGTTGAAGAATATCGCGGCGTCGATTTAAACAATGACGGCAAAATTCGCTTTTTTGACGATCGCAACATCTCAACTCAGGCAAACGAAGCCATCATTACTTACGATGCCATCAAACATGCCGATGTTTTTGTGCTCGCGGAAACTAACCGTCCCTTTACCCTTTCAGAGCAACAAGCACTAGAAACCTTTATTGCAGCGGGTAAAGGCATCTTCTTTGTCGCCGACCATTATGACGCAGACCGTAACCTAAACACCTGGGATGCCACCGAAGTCTTCAACGGCTACAACCGTTCAGATCTAAGCAAATATAATCTGGGCGGCGCCTATGGAGACTGGCGTAACCCAAAAAGTGCACAGCAAGGCTGGCTGGTAGAAAACTTTGGTATTCGGTTTCGCTTTAACGGCGTGGACTACAAACAAGGTGTCAGTGGTGTTGAGCCGGCATCTCAGACTGAGGGCCTGACCCAGGGTGTCGCACCCATTCTCATGGCTGCTGGTGCGACTCTGGCCATCGTTGATGGTCAAAAAGCCAAAGGCCTGGTTTACTTTGCTGAAACAGACAATCCAACTAAATGGAAATATGCCAAAGACTCTGGCCTGTATTTTGGTGGCGAGGCCGAAGGCCCTTACGTTGCCATCGCTAAGTCTGGTGCTGGTAAAGCAGCATTCATTGGTGACTCCTCCCCCATCGAAGATGCAACTCCTAAATATCGTAGACAGGACAACGGGAACACCAAAAAAACTTACCCAGGCTGGACAGATCCAGGTCACGCCTCTGTCTTATCAGTCAATATCATCAACTGGCTGGCTACACCTGAAAGCTACACCCATTTCGATGGTGCCAATGGCCGCACACCTGGTCGTGTCACGCCCGTACCGATGACCTCAGAAGAAATGTTCGACCCCAACAATGGTCAGCCCTGGAGTAATCCAAGTAACGGCTTTAACCCATGGGATACTGATACCTACAAAGACAACTCTTTCAATGCACCGTATGGCCAGGGCCAGGTTGACCCTGATCCTGACCCGGATCCAACACCAGGCACTGCGGTGTCTGTTGCTGACGCATTGGCGGCGACAACCGGCACTGAGTTAGTTGTTCAGGGTAAAGTAACTGACGCCGTCAATGGTATCTATGGCCTGCTACTGACAGACTTAAATAATCCGGCTGTCAGCATCAACGTAAAGTTAGAGTCCAATCAACGCGCCGACTTCAACCCGCAATTGAACCCTGAAATTCTGGGTAAAACCCTGCTGGTAACGGGCAAGCGTAACAGCTACATGGGTGAGCCTGGGATCCGTTATGTCACCGACTTGGTCATTGCGCCCAGCGCATTGTCTGTTGCTCAGGCACTGGCAACAGCACAGGGCGAAACCATCACATTAACGGGCAAAGTCAAAGCGCCACTCAATAGCATCTATGCTCTGGTTCTGTCTGACTTATCTGACGACAGCACGACTATCAACATCAAGCTTGAATCCAGCCAGCGCGCCGAGTTCAGCCCGCAACTGAACCCAAGCATACTGGATGAGACTTTGGTGATCACAGGTAAGCGCGACTCGTACATGAGTCAGCCTGGTATCCGTAATGTCTCTGAAATAGCCAAGGCGTCGTCTACTTCACCAGACCCGGATCCTAACCTGGATATGACGGTTAGCGAAGTACTGGCAAAAAGCAATGGTACACCCGTTGTTGTGGCTGGCACCATTACCTCAGCCATCAACAACATTTACGCCCTGGAGCTGAGCGATCCAAACGCGCCAGGTAACAAGCTGTACATCAAGCTGGAATCATCACAGCGTGCGACATACAGCCCTCAGCTGAACCCTGCTTTATTGGGTAAAAAACTGCGTGTAACTGGTGTTAAAAATGACTACATGAGCCAGCCTGGTGTACGCAATGTCACCGAACTGACTCTGTTGGATTAA
- a CDS encoding DUF6279 family lipoprotein, protein MRKFLMVLVLLTMTGCSTKFIYKNADWLSYWYLDDYVSLSDEQEAQFDERLLAWLDWHKTQELTRYAGQLKTLKQDILNDQITPERIAYHQTLMLDHWYRLRGKVVPDLVELAPMLTQAQVNELFDELAQVQAERAEKRAKRSEQKKHKRWLKERKTNLKRWIGKLSASQEQRIEQLYEQLVSTNDLWSEYRGRYQEELRALFAQPERGEMFKTKLTTLLMTPEEFRSEQLNQANEHNRKANHQYLLDVYQSLSEKQKKRLVAELEDLIDDIESLAEDE, encoded by the coding sequence ATGAGAAAGTTTTTGATGGTGCTGGTATTGCTCACAATGACTGGCTGCTCAACAAAATTTATCTACAAAAATGCGGACTGGCTCAGCTATTGGTATCTGGACGATTATGTGTCTTTAAGTGATGAGCAAGAAGCACAATTTGATGAACGTTTACTCGCCTGGCTGGACTGGCACAAAACCCAGGAGCTGACACGCTACGCTGGGCAGCTGAAGACACTAAAGCAAGACATCCTGAACGACCAGATCACACCGGAGCGGATTGCGTATCACCAGACACTGATGCTGGATCACTGGTATCGTTTACGTGGCAAGGTTGTCCCTGATCTGGTAGAACTGGCCCCTATGCTGACGCAAGCGCAGGTGAATGAATTATTTGACGAGCTTGCTCAGGTACAAGCTGAACGTGCAGAAAAAAGGGCGAAGCGTTCTGAGCAGAAAAAGCATAAGCGTTGGCTCAAAGAACGTAAGACAAACCTTAAACGCTGGATAGGTAAACTCTCTGCTTCGCAGGAACAACGAATTGAACAATTGTACGAGCAACTGGTGAGTACCAATGACCTGTGGTCAGAGTATCGCGGTCGCTACCAGGAAGAACTCAGAGCTCTGTTTGCTCAGCCAGAGCGCGGCGAGATGTTCAAAACAAAGTTGACTACCTTGTTGATGACACCAGAGGAGTTCCGTTCAGAGCAGCTCAACCAGGCCAACGAGCACAACCGAAAAGCCAACCATCAATACTTGCTGGATGTGTATCAAAGCCTCAGCGAAAAACAGAAAAAACGGCTGGTTGCGGAACTGGAAGACTTAATTGACGACATTGAATCTCTTGCCGAGGATGAGTAA
- a CDS encoding class I SAM-dependent methyltransferase: MSHWNDEHAISYDEQWGELAFHQQIPQLAKVQPGYNIIEVGCGGGFLSLCLAQSADNVRVTALDPTPKMIALAKARQKKAGLSFAQLQFFEAGAEALDVSDNTQDLVIAAFSVHHWQNPGYAMGLVFSALKSGGRLWLCEDLNAPAEGDMEVHSQLKSLDGIKALLKDSGFSQLSHAVHSTHEGEFLVVEALKC; this comes from the coding sequence ATGAGCCACTGGAATGACGAACATGCGATCAGCTACGACGAGCAATGGGGGGAGCTGGCGTTCCACCAGCAAATTCCACAACTTGCCAAAGTGCAACCCGGTTACAACATCATAGAGGTTGGCTGTGGCGGCGGATTTTTGAGCCTGTGCCTGGCGCAGTCTGCAGACAACGTGCGTGTCACGGCGCTTGATCCAACACCTAAAATGATCGCTTTAGCAAAAGCGCGGCAGAAAAAAGCCGGACTTTCATTTGCTCAGCTACAATTTTTTGAGGCCGGTGCTGAAGCACTGGATGTCTCCGATAATACGCAAGACTTAGTCATCGCTGCATTTTCCGTCCACCATTGGCAAAACCCGGGTTACGCAATGGGACTGGTTTTCTCTGCACTCAAATCAGGTGGGCGACTATGGTTATGTGAAGATCTCAATGCACCAGCGGAGGGAGATATGGAGGTACATTCACAACTAAAGTCCCTCGATGGTATCAAAGCCTTGCTCAAAGACAGTGGCTTTTCTCAACTATCGCACGCAGTACATAGCACTCATGAAGGGGAGTTTTTGGTTGTTGAAGCACTAAAATGTTAA
- a CDS encoding DUF998 domain-containing protein: MFEFFSALLGLVATVWITFGVYIAGRFYPDYDHFNQFCSELGASGSPTQKLSPWINNYPLSVMFVIFGWHVTQLPDASIAFYITGGLIVFHGIGTWFAGYFPMDKDPYTLTPSRHCQIHSTAGSVVMLTLLVAPVIITISPDSELITPWFRVFSVSVVLASIFFTIKLVKAYKARQGAGLYQRLSYWTQLMWLSVFSLMLA, from the coding sequence ATGTTTGAATTCTTTTCGGCACTATTAGGCCTGGTTGCGACCGTCTGGATTACATTCGGTGTGTACATTGCTGGTCGATTTTACCCTGACTACGATCACTTTAATCAGTTCTGCAGCGAACTGGGTGCATCGGGAAGCCCGACACAAAAGTTGTCTCCCTGGATTAATAACTACCCACTGAGCGTGATGTTTGTGATTTTTGGCTGGCATGTGACTCAACTGCCAGACGCGAGTATCGCGTTTTATATTACGGGCGGATTGATTGTGTTTCACGGTATAGGTACCTGGTTCGCTGGCTATTTCCCCATGGACAAAGACCCCTATACACTTACGCCGAGCCGACATTGTCAAATCCACTCAACGGCCGGTTCAGTCGTGATGTTAACTTTGCTGGTTGCGCCCGTTATTATCACAATCAGTCCCGACTCTGAACTGATCACGCCGTGGTTTCGTGTATTCTCTGTTTCAGTGGTATTAGCATCGATTTTTTTCACTATCAAGTTGGTTAAAGCATATAAAGCCAGGCAAGGGGCAGGTTTGTACCAGCGTTTGTCCTACTGGACTCAACTTATGTGGTTGAGTGTATTTTCTTTGATGTTGGCGTAA
- a CDS encoding DUF1330 domain-containing protein translates to MYEYLVGLEVSDDEVYSQYRAAMMPILVRYRGGFGFDFIVSEVLKSETDKPINRVFTIYFPSKEVADEFFSDPDYLEVKARYFEASVAHTSIISGYEKHN, encoded by the coding sequence ATGTATGAATATTTGGTCGGGTTAGAAGTATCTGATGATGAGGTTTACAGCCAGTACCGTGCTGCGATGATGCCTATTCTAGTCAGATATCGGGGAGGGTTTGGATTCGATTTTATCGTCAGTGAAGTACTTAAGTCAGAGACAGATAAACCTATCAACAGAGTTTTTACCATTTACTTTCCAAGCAAAGAAGTCGCGGATGAGTTTTTCTCTGACCCGGATTATCTAGAAGTAAAGGCACGGTATTTTGAGGCATCTGTTGCGCATACCAGCATTATTTCTGGTTATGAGAAGCATAATTGA
- a CDS encoding alpha/beta hydrolase-fold protein — protein sequence MLRVSIVILLVLMSSVTNAASFNAMEMPKSKYLVEAPKITVALPASYSSHPSKRYPVLYLLDGELNGELVHGMMQRLHASNGSHEHIIVGITSQNRLRDFAPTVNHDPRGPVGEGGGGDAFLDFIEKELMPAIAKKYRTDQFNSLAGHSIAGLLVIHSFHSRPALFQSYFAFSPAVWWGARETAEATKKYVSSKRRVQSYLYMSIGSEGGEMREVYDSLAQAILRNRHLDSRLQLDEFDDEPHDFTLAVGLYNALKGLYQYQQQKRL from the coding sequence ATGTTGAGAGTGAGTATTGTCATACTGCTTGTTTTAATGTCATCTGTGACTAATGCCGCTAGTTTTAACGCTATGGAAATGCCCAAGTCGAAGTACCTTGTGGAAGCACCTAAGATCACGGTTGCATTACCCGCTTCATATTCCTCACATCCGAGCAAAAGATATCCCGTGCTTTACTTGCTTGATGGTGAACTGAATGGTGAATTAGTACACGGCATGATGCAAAGGCTGCACGCATCAAATGGATCTCACGAACACATAATTGTTGGTATAACCAGTCAAAATCGCTTGAGGGATTTTGCACCAACTGTGAATCATGACCCGAGAGGACCTGTTGGTGAAGGTGGGGGGGGAGATGCTTTTTTAGACTTCATTGAAAAAGAGCTCATGCCAGCTATCGCTAAAAAATACCGCACGGATCAATTCAACTCGCTTGCCGGACACTCTATCGCGGGCCTATTGGTGATCCATAGCTTTCACTCTCGACCAGCACTATTTCAAAGCTATTTTGCATTTAGTCCCGCTGTTTGGTGGGGAGCTCGTGAAACAGCTGAAGCAACAAAGAAATATGTTTCTTCAAAAAGACGGGTGCAAAGTTATCTCTATATGAGCATAGGAAGTGAAGGCGGTGAAATGCGTGAGGTCTATGACTCTCTGGCACAAGCAATACTAAGAAATCGTCATTTAGACTCACGACTGCAGTTAGATGAGTTTGATGATGAGCCGCACGATTTTACACTGGCTGTGGGCTTATATAATGCGTTAAAAGGCTTGTATCAGTACCAACAGCAGAAACGCTTATGA